One genomic region from Cellulomonas hominis encodes:
- a CDS encoding DHA2 family efflux MFS transporter permease subunit produces the protein MSDTVRPWPALWALVVGFFMILVDTTIVSVANPAVMAGLHTDIDAVIWVTSAYLLTYAAPLLVTGRLGDRFGPKPVYLTGLTVFTLASAACGLSGSIGALIAARAFQGLGAALMTPQTMAVITRLFPPDSRGKAMSLWGATAGVATLVGPILGGVLVDGLGWEWIFFVNVPVGIVAFVLAWRLVPRLETHAHTFDVVGVLLSAVGMFLLVFGIQEGQSYDWGPAVWGLIAAGVVVLGLFLVHQARMRGEPLLPLGLFRDRNFALANGAISALGFVVTGMSLPLVFFYQLVLGFSPTRSALMLAPMAVMTLVLSPVIGRRVDTTNPRNIALAGMLLQAVALVWFALWLTPDPDRWARLLLPSALLGVASACLWSPISSVATRNLPRQQAGAGSGVFNTTRQIGSVLGSAAIAALIQARLVAELGAGAAGSTGAAEAAGALPDAVKHGFASAMGQSLLLPAAVAVVGAVVVAFFAPPRRTPAEAPTPAGAVPQA, from the coding sequence ATGTCCGACACCGTCCGGCCCTGGCCTGCCCTCTGGGCACTGGTCGTGGGCTTCTTCATGATCCTGGTCGACACCACGATCGTGTCCGTCGCGAACCCCGCCGTCATGGCCGGCCTGCACACGGACATCGACGCGGTGATCTGGGTGACCAGTGCCTACCTGCTCACCTACGCCGCGCCGCTGCTGGTCACCGGCCGGCTCGGCGACCGGTTCGGCCCGAAGCCCGTGTACCTGACCGGCCTGACGGTCTTCACGCTCGCGTCGGCGGCCTGCGGGCTGTCCGGCTCGATCGGCGCGCTGATCGCGGCGCGCGCGTTCCAGGGCCTCGGCGCCGCGCTGATGACGCCGCAGACCATGGCCGTCATCACCCGGCTGTTCCCGCCGGACTCCCGGGGCAAGGCGATGAGCCTGTGGGGCGCGACCGCGGGCGTGGCGACGCTGGTCGGCCCGATCCTCGGCGGCGTGCTCGTGGACGGGCTGGGCTGGGAGTGGATCTTCTTCGTCAACGTCCCGGTCGGGATCGTGGCGTTCGTGCTGGCCTGGCGGCTGGTGCCGCGGCTCGAGACGCACGCGCACACGTTCGACGTGGTGGGCGTGCTGCTCAGCGCGGTCGGCATGTTCCTGCTGGTGTTCGGCATCCAGGAGGGGCAGTCCTACGACTGGGGGCCGGCCGTGTGGGGGCTGATCGCCGCCGGCGTCGTCGTGCTGGGCCTGTTCCTGGTGCACCAGGCGCGGATGCGGGGCGAGCCGCTGCTGCCGCTCGGGCTGTTCCGGGACCGGAACTTCGCGCTGGCGAACGGGGCGATCAGCGCGCTCGGCTTCGTCGTGACCGGGATGTCCCTGCCGCTGGTGTTCTTCTACCAGCTGGTGCTCGGCTTCTCCCCGACGCGGTCCGCGCTCATGCTCGCGCCGATGGCGGTGATGACCCTCGTGCTGTCGCCCGTGATCGGCCGCCGCGTCGACACGACCAACCCGCGGAACATCGCCCTGGCCGGCATGCTGCTCCAGGCCGTCGCGCTGGTCTGGTTCGCGCTGTGGCTGACCCCGGACCCCGACCGGTGGGCCCGGCTCCTGCTGCCGAGCGCCCTGCTCGGCGTCGCGAGCGCGTGCCTGTGGTCGCCGATCTCCTCGGTCGCCACCCGGAACCTGCCGCGGCAGCAGGCCGGCGCGGGCTCGGGCGTGTTCAACACGACGCGGCAGATCGGGTCCGTGCTGGGGTCGGCGGCGATCGCCGCGCTGATCCAGGCCCGGCTCGTCGCGGAGCTCGGCGCCGGTGCGGCCGGCTCCACCGGCGCGGCGGAGGCGGCCGGCGCGCTGCCGGACGCGGTCAAGCACGGGTTCGCCTCGGCGATGGGCCAGTCCCTGCTGCTCCCGGCGGCGGTGGCCGTGGTCGGCGCGGTGGTCGTGGCCTTCTTCGCCCCGCCCCGCCGCACCCCCGCCGAGGCCCCCACCCCCGCGGGGGCGGTCCCCCAGGCCTGA
- a CDS encoding family 1 glycosylhydrolase has translation MTDTSWHTDGRLHHGVGIEDTFIPSERVGQRKLDEYELTQHYHLWREDLRLAAESGATLIRWGSPWYLVEPEEGRFDFRWLDEVMAEMQRLGLHCVLDVMHYGTPLWLANAFLDPRYPELVARYAAAVAQRYPGVVDDVTPLNEPMVNAVWCGRDGRWPPYLTGEDGLVAVLIPLARGMVATQRAVAAVRPDARFVHVDAGFLWEGHGPAGMSVAEGEAWRFLALDLVTGRIGPEHALHGYLVRHGAREEDLDALRRDAVVPDVVGVNYYPEFTTQAVTADGAESPVEAGTAGLVELLGAYHERYGLPLAITETSRATRDVAAKAQWVDDLLDTVDKVRADGVPVTAVFWFPLLDLMDWSYRDGTAPADEYLMPFGLVDLVRGADNVLARVPNAAYDRWRTRIASAG, from the coding sequence GTGACTGACACGTCCTGGCACACCGACGGGCGCCTGCACCACGGCGTCGGCATCGAGGACACGTTCATCCCCTCCGAGCGCGTGGGGCAGCGCAAGCTCGACGAGTACGAGCTGACGCAGCACTACCACCTGTGGCGCGAGGACCTGCGCCTCGCGGCGGAGTCCGGCGCCACGCTCATCCGCTGGGGCTCGCCCTGGTACCTGGTCGAGCCCGAGGAGGGCCGGTTCGACTTCCGCTGGCTCGACGAGGTGATGGCCGAGATGCAGCGGCTCGGGCTGCACTGCGTCCTCGACGTCATGCACTACGGCACGCCGCTGTGGCTGGCGAACGCGTTCCTCGACCCGCGGTACCCGGAGCTCGTCGCCCGGTACGCCGCTGCCGTCGCGCAGCGGTACCCCGGGGTCGTCGACGACGTCACCCCGCTGAACGAGCCGATGGTCAACGCGGTGTGGTGCGGGCGCGACGGCCGGTGGCCGCCGTACCTCACCGGCGAGGACGGCCTCGTGGCCGTGCTGATCCCGCTCGCGCGGGGCATGGTCGCCACCCAGCGGGCCGTCGCCGCCGTGCGGCCCGACGCGCGGTTCGTGCACGTGGACGCCGGGTTCCTCTGGGAGGGCCACGGGCCCGCCGGCATGTCCGTCGCCGAGGGGGAGGCGTGGCGGTTCCTCGCGCTCGACCTCGTCACCGGGCGGATCGGGCCGGAGCACGCGCTGCACGGGTACCTCGTGCGGCACGGCGCCCGGGAGGAGGACCTCGACGCCCTGCGCCGGGACGCGGTCGTGCCCGACGTCGTCGGGGTGAACTACTACCCGGAGTTCACCACCCAGGCGGTCACCGCCGACGGTGCGGAGTCGCCGGTCGAGGCCGGCACCGCCGGGCTGGTCGAGCTGCTCGGGGCGTACCACGAGCGGTACGGCCTGCCGCTGGCGATCACCGAGACCTCGCGGGCCACCCGGGACGTCGCGGCGAAGGCGCAGTGGGTGGACGACCTGCTCGACACCGTGGACAAGGTCCGCGCCGACGGGGTGCCGGTCACCGCGGTGTTCTGGTTCCCGCTGCTCGACCTCATGGACTGGTCGTACCGGGACGGCACCGCGCCCGCGGACGAGTACCTGATGCCGTTCGGGCTGGTGGACCTGGTCCGCGGCGCGGACAACGTCCTGGCGCGCGTCCCGAACGCGGCCTACGACCGCTGGCGCACCCGCATCGCGTCGGCGGGCTGA
- a CDS encoding PadR family transcriptional regulator: protein MATTLTPLAVATLALLVERAMHPYELHQVLLQRSTDRIVKVRPGSLYHTVDRLHRDGLVEAVGTERAGNRPERTTYAITPAGRDALAEALAAMIAAPVNEFPRLPLALSEAHHLPRETVLELLRDRRRRLDEELETLRGGVTRVTAKQLPARYWVDLTYQIAVYETESRWIATFIEGIESGDIAW from the coding sequence GTGGCCACCACCCTCACCCCCCTCGCAGTCGCGACTCTCGCGCTGCTCGTGGAGCGCGCCATGCACCCGTACGAGCTGCACCAGGTGCTGCTCCAGCGGTCGACCGACCGGATCGTCAAGGTCCGCCCCGGGTCGCTCTACCACACGGTCGACCGGCTGCACCGCGACGGCCTGGTCGAGGCCGTCGGCACGGAACGCGCCGGCAACCGGCCCGAGCGCACCACCTACGCGATCACCCCGGCAGGTCGCGACGCCCTCGCCGAGGCCCTCGCCGCGATGATCGCCGCCCCCGTCAACGAGTTCCCCCGCCTCCCGCTCGCCCTGTCCGAGGCGCACCACCTGCCCCGCGAGACCGTCCTCGAGCTGCTGCGCGACCGGCGTCGCCGGCTCGACGAGGAGCTCGAGACCCTGCGCGGCGGCGTCACCCGGGTGACCGCCAAGCAGCTCCCGGCCCGCTACTGGGTCGACCTCACCTACCAGATCGCCGTGTACGAGACCGAGTCGCGCTGGATCGCGACCTTCATCGAGGGCATCGAGTCCGGCGACATCGCCTGGTGA
- a CDS encoding carbohydrate ABC transporter permease has translation MAGDTLLAPGAGRLAGEDAPPPVRHDVRRLDRLWRWLTGLSGLVIAAAMLLPIVWMVLTAFKPESDIVAYPPTLWPRELTLEHFGDIWSQIPFAKLYGNTIVFAGAVTVFSLLFDAMAAYALARLDFRGKNVVFVLVLVLLMLPYQVTLIPLYDTLAAVGLAGTLPGMIVPRLTNAFGIFFLRQFFLSLPRDLEEAARIDGASEARIFVQVIAPLAKPALLTLGLFHFQYNWNDLLWPLIMADNLESATLPAGLAMFMGQHVVEYGLLMAGSVLALLPVVVFFLLIQRSFVAGIATTGMK, from the coding sequence ATGGCCGGGGACACGCTGCTCGCGCCCGGCGCGGGCCGGCTCGCGGGCGAGGACGCCCCGCCGCCCGTGCGGCACGACGTGCGGCGGCTCGACCGGCTGTGGCGCTGGCTGACCGGCCTGTCCGGGCTGGTCATCGCCGCCGCGATGCTGCTGCCGATCGTGTGGATGGTGCTCACGGCGTTCAAGCCGGAGTCCGACATCGTCGCCTACCCGCCGACCCTCTGGCCGCGGGAGCTCACCCTCGAGCACTTCGGCGACATCTGGTCCCAGATCCCGTTCGCGAAGCTGTACGGCAACACCATCGTGTTCGCCGGGGCGGTCACCGTGTTCTCGCTGCTGTTCGACGCGATGGCCGCCTACGCGCTGGCCCGGCTGGACTTCCGCGGCAAGAACGTGGTGTTCGTGCTGGTGCTCGTGCTCCTGATGCTGCCGTACCAGGTCACCCTCATCCCGCTGTACGACACCCTCGCGGCGGTCGGCCTGGCCGGGACCCTGCCGGGCATGATCGTGCCCCGGCTGACCAACGCGTTCGGCATCTTCTTCCTGCGGCAGTTCTTCCTGTCGCTGCCGCGGGACCTGGAGGAGGCCGCCCGCATCGACGGGGCGTCCGAGGCCCGGATCTTCGTGCAGGTCATCGCGCCGCTCGCGAAGCCCGCGCTGCTGACGCTCGGCCTGTTCCACTTCCAGTACAACTGGAACGACCTGCTCTGGCCGCTGATCATGGCGGACAACCTGGAGTCCGCGACCCTGCCCGCCGGCCTGGCGATGTTCATGGGGCAGCACGTCGTGGAGTACGGCCTGCTCATGGCCGGGTCCGTGCTGGCGCTGCTGCCGGTCGTCGTCTTCTTCCTGCTCATCCAGCGGTCCTTCGTCGCGGGCATCGCGACGACCGGCATGAAGTGA
- a CDS encoding DUF5997 family protein has product MKPATAAAKLGVYLPATPEEFQAGPVSREELDALQRTPPPWLVELRRTGPHPRSVVAARLRISTSGLARAGLTDPLTTEEIDAIIAESPEWLHRERATQAEVKREEQRLRERDAERAAKGDRRA; this is encoded by the coding sequence ATGAAGCCCGCCACCGCGGCGGCGAAGCTCGGCGTGTACCTGCCGGCCACCCCGGAGGAGTTCCAGGCCGGCCCGGTGTCCCGCGAGGAGCTGGACGCCCTGCAGCGCACGCCCCCGCCGTGGCTGGTGGAGCTGCGCCGCACCGGGCCGCACCCGCGGTCGGTGGTGGCGGCGCGCTTGCGGATCTCGACGTCCGGCCTCGCGCGGGCGGGTCTGACCGATCCGCTCACCACCGAGGAGATCGACGCGATCATCGCGGAGAGCCCCGAGTGGCTGCACCGCGAGCGGGCCACGCAGGCCGAGGTGAAGCGCGAGGAGCAGCGGCTGCGGGAGCGGGACGCGGAGCGCGCCGCGAAGGGCGACCGCCGGGCCTGA
- a CDS encoding FecCD family ABC transporter permease: MTAPTRTAPGTSRAVPPAPGAAPATLPRARHRRVVPLAIGLVLALLALAVVAAGTGQLRVPPAEVLGSVLHRLGIDAGPLPAHPNGDAALWTIRFPRVAMAVLAGAALATAGAVMQGVFGNPLADPGVVGVSSGAALAACTGIVLGWTFLGPFTSAALAFGGGLVTTMAVYLLARSGGRTEVVTLVLTGVAVNAVCGAGIAFLTFLADTQAREQIVFWQLGSLNGTRWAYVGVVAPLVAVGVAVALVVARRLDLLSLGERAARHVGVDVERLRVVSIVAVALLTAAAVAFCGIIAFVGLVVPHLVRMVVGPGHRVLVPLSALGGAVLLLAADLVARTAVAYADLPIGMLTALVGGPFFFWLIRRTRRQAGGWA; this comes from the coding sequence GTGACCGCGCCGACCCGGACGGCCCCGGGCACCTCGCGCGCCGTCCCGCCCGCGCCCGGCGCCGCACCCGCGACGCTCCCGCGCGCCCGGCACCGCCGCGTCGTCCCGCTCGCGATCGGCCTCGTGCTCGCCCTGCTCGCCCTCGCCGTGGTCGCCGCCGGGACCGGGCAGCTGCGGGTGCCGCCGGCCGAGGTGCTCGGCTCGGTGCTGCACCGCCTCGGCATCGACGCCGGTCCGCTGCCCGCCCACCCGAACGGCGACGCCGCGCTGTGGACCATCCGGTTCCCGCGGGTGGCGATGGCGGTGCTCGCCGGTGCCGCGCTCGCGACCGCCGGGGCCGTCATGCAGGGCGTGTTCGGCAACCCGCTGGCCGACCCCGGCGTCGTCGGGGTGTCGTCGGGCGCCGCTCTCGCGGCGTGCACCGGCATCGTGCTCGGCTGGACCTTCCTCGGCCCGTTCACCTCGGCCGCGCTCGCGTTCGGCGGCGGGCTCGTCACGACGATGGCCGTCTACCTGCTGGCCCGGTCGGGCGGGCGGACCGAGGTCGTCACCCTGGTGCTCACCGGCGTGGCGGTCAACGCGGTCTGCGGCGCGGGGATCGCGTTCCTCACCTTCCTCGCCGACACCCAGGCGCGCGAGCAGATCGTGTTCTGGCAGCTCGGCAGCCTGAACGGCACGCGGTGGGCGTACGTGGGCGTCGTCGCGCCGCTCGTCGCCGTGGGCGTCGCGGTCGCGCTGGTGGTGGCGCGCCGGCTGGACCTGCTCTCGCTCGGGGAGCGCGCCGCGCGGCACGTCGGTGTGGACGTCGAGCGGCTGCGCGTGGTCAGCATCGTCGCGGTCGCCCTGCTGACCGCGGCGGCGGTGGCGTTCTGCGGGATCATCGCGTTCGTCGGGCTCGTCGTGCCGCACCTGGTCCGGATGGTCGTCGGGCCCGGGCACCGGGTGCTCGTCCCGCTGAGCGCGCTCGGCGGTGCCGTGCTGCTGCTGGCCGCCGACCTGGTGGCCCGCACGGCCGTCGCCTACGCGGACCTGCCGATCGGCATGCTCACCGCGCTGGTCGGCGGGCCGTTCTTCTTCTGGCTGATCCGCCGCACCCGCCGCCAGGCCGGGGGCTGGGCGTGA
- a CDS encoding carbohydrate ABC transporter permease has product MAAAAPPVRRPPARAVTRRGRGARRRERTAWLFLAPSLLTIAVFMLWPMIQSAYLSFMDYNRIQPAQWVGLDNYRELLTDPAVHNALGNTLVYAVVVTPLTVGLALALALLLNRAIFARGLIRTAVFLPFIVSLAIVAIAWAFLLDPNIGLISHWLDGLGIVSTQGWLSDPELAMPAVMVVGIWKTVGFYMVMYLAGLQSIPTELYEAASLDGAGPWTRFRNVTWPLLSNQTMLISIMAAIATLQAFDQIYVMTHGGPYFQTETLVMLVYRVGFEELRLGYGSAISWVLLLGVFILSMLQFGYFRKRAVTY; this is encoded by the coding sequence ATGGCCGCAGCCGCACCCCCGGTGCGTCGTCCCCCCGCCCGCGCCGTGACCCGGCGCGGGCGGGGGGCCCGCCGCCGCGAGCGGACGGCCTGGCTGTTCCTCGCGCCCAGCCTGCTGACCATCGCGGTGTTCATGCTCTGGCCGATGATCCAGTCGGCCTACCTGTCCTTCATGGACTACAACCGCATCCAGCCCGCGCAGTGGGTCGGCCTGGACAACTACCGCGAGCTGCTGACGGACCCGGCCGTGCACAACGCGCTGGGCAACACGCTCGTCTACGCGGTGGTGGTCACGCCCCTGACCGTCGGCCTGGCGCTCGCGCTGGCGCTGCTGCTCAACCGGGCGATCTTCGCCCGGGGGCTCATCCGGACCGCGGTCTTCCTGCCGTTCATCGTCTCGCTGGCGATCGTCGCGATCGCGTGGGCGTTCCTGCTCGACCCGAACATCGGCCTGATCTCGCACTGGCTGGACGGGCTCGGCATCGTGTCCACGCAGGGCTGGCTGTCCGACCCGGAGCTCGCGATGCCGGCCGTCATGGTCGTCGGCATCTGGAAGACCGTCGGGTTCTACATGGTCATGTACCTGGCCGGTCTCCAGTCGATCCCGACCGAGCTCTACGAGGCGGCCTCGCTCGACGGCGCCGGCCCGTGGACCCGCTTCCGGAACGTGACCTGGCCGCTGCTGTCCAACCAGACGATGCTCATCTCGATCATGGCGGCCATCGCGACCCTGCAGGCCTTCGACCAGATCTACGTGATGACGCACGGCGGCCCCTACTTCCAGACGGAGACGCTCGTCATGCTCGTGTACCGCGTCGGCTTCGAGGAGCTGCGCCTCGGCTACGGCTCCGCGATCTCGTGGGTGCTGCTGCTCGGGGTCTTCATCCTCTCGATGCTCCAGTTCGGCTACTTCCGCAAGCGGGCGGTGACGTACTGA
- a CDS encoding heme/hemin ABC transporter substrate-binding protein, with amino-acid sequence MDRRRPSGPAPHPARPRRTVPVLVAALLATLLATLLAGCATPGGSTGGTAVAAADRPALSAVTPVDDPRAWEGEQTAVAAATPVQPVAEDPEPALPVTVTDAQGTEVTVTDTSRILALDLYGSTSRIVFELGPGGSVVGRDSSSDFPEIADLPLVTQNGHDLNGEAILELAPTLIITDTTLGPWDTVLQMRDAGIPVVVVDAHRDLGTVGALIDAVAAAVGLPDAGAALAERTAAEIDAVTAEIDRLAPDDPADRLRVVFLYLRGQAGVYYLFGEGSGADALIGALGAVDVAAEIGWQGMRPITDEGLVAAQPDLVLVMTKGLESVGGVDALLEQLPALAQTPAGEHRRVVDMADSQVLSFGPTSAQTLDALARAFYAPDAS; translated from the coding sequence ATGGATCGCCGCCGTCCGTCCGGCCCGGCCCCGCACCCCGCTCGGCCCCGCCGCACGGTCCCGGTGCTGGTCGCGGCCCTGCTCGCCACCCTGCTCGCCACCCTGCTCGCCGGCTGCGCCACCCCGGGCGGCAGCACCGGCGGGACCGCGGTGGCGGCGGCTGACCGGCCCGCGCTGAGCGCGGTGACGCCCGTGGACGACCCCCGGGCGTGGGAGGGCGAGCAGACCGCCGTCGCCGCCGCGACCCCGGTGCAGCCCGTCGCCGAGGACCCCGAGCCGGCGCTGCCCGTGACGGTCACGGACGCGCAGGGCACCGAGGTCACCGTCACCGACACCAGCCGGATCCTCGCGCTCGACCTCTACGGCTCGACCTCCCGGATCGTGTTCGAGCTCGGCCCCGGTGGCAGCGTCGTCGGCCGGGACTCGTCGTCCGACTTCCCCGAGATCGCCGACCTGCCGCTCGTCACCCAGAACGGCCACGACCTGAACGGCGAGGCGATCCTCGAGCTGGCGCCGACGCTGATCATCACCGACACGACGCTCGGGCCCTGGGACACCGTCCTGCAGATGCGCGACGCCGGCATCCCGGTGGTCGTCGTGGACGCGCACCGGGACCTCGGCACCGTCGGCGCGCTGATCGACGCGGTCGCGGCGGCGGTCGGGCTGCCCGACGCGGGTGCGGCGCTCGCGGAGCGCACCGCGGCGGAGATCGACGCCGTCACGGCCGAGATCGACCGGCTCGCGCCCGACGACCCGGCCGACCGCCTGCGGGTGGTGTTCCTGTACCTGCGGGGGCAGGCGGGCGTGTACTACCTGTTCGGCGAGGGCTCGGGGGCGGACGCGCTGATCGGCGCCCTCGGCGCGGTCGACGTGGCCGCGGAGATCGGCTGGCAGGGCATGCGGCCGATCACCGACGAGGGGCTCGTGGCCGCGCAGCCGGACCTGGTGCTCGTCATGACGAAGGGGCTCGAGTCCGTCGGCGGCGTGGACGCGCTGCTCGAGCAGCTCCCGGCGCTCGCGCAGACCCCGGCCGGCGAGCACCGGCGGGTCGTCGACATGGCCGACAGCCAGGTGCTGTCCTTCGGGCCGACGTCGGCGCAGACCCTCGACGCGCTGGCGCGGGCGTTCTACGCGCCGGACGCGTCGTGA
- a CDS encoding SIR2 family NAD-dependent protein deacylase, translating into MPAPGLRVTVLTGAGISTGAGIPDFRGPDGTWTRHPEQAELLEIGRFVGDPDVRRRGWRMWREHPAWAARPAAGHAALAELGRAGRLHALLTQNFDGLHQAAGSDPGDVVELHGTLRTTSCVTCGDRQPTTDVLARLDAEPDPRCAACGGVLKPDVVYFGERLPERALDRAIGAAQDGDVFLAVGTTLTVQPVASLAGLAAEVGAEVVVVNAEPTPYDRLADRVVREPIEQALPALVAELLARD; encoded by the coding sequence ATGCCCGCCCCGGGCCTGCGGGTCACGGTGCTCACCGGCGCCGGGATCTCGACGGGCGCCGGCATCCCGGACTTCCGCGGCCCGGACGGCACGTGGACCCGGCACCCCGAGCAGGCCGAGCTGCTGGAGATCGGCCGGTTCGTCGGCGACCCCGACGTGCGGCGCCGCGGGTGGCGGATGTGGCGCGAGCACCCGGCGTGGGCGGCGCGGCCGGCCGCGGGGCACGCGGCGCTGGCGGAGCTCGGGCGCGCCGGCCGGCTCCACGCCCTGCTGACGCAGAACTTCGACGGGCTGCACCAGGCGGCGGGCTCGGACCCGGGCGACGTCGTCGAGCTGCACGGCACGCTCCGGACGACCTCGTGCGTCACGTGCGGCGACCGGCAGCCGACCACCGACGTCCTCGCCCGGCTGGACGCCGAGCCGGACCCGCGGTGCGCGGCGTGCGGGGGCGTGCTGAAGCCGGACGTCGTGTACTTCGGCGAGCGGCTGCCGGAGCGGGCGCTGGACCGGGCGATCGGGGCGGCGCAGGACGGCGACGTGTTCCTCGCGGTCGGCACGACGCTCACCGTGCAGCCCGTGGCGAGCCTCGCGGGTCTGGCGGCGGAGGTGGGCGCGGAGGTGGTCGTCGTCAACGCCGAGCCGACCCCGTACGACCGCCTGGCCGACCGGGTGGTGCGCGAGCCGATCGAGCAGGCGCTCCCCGCGCTGGTGGCGGAGCTTCTCGCACGCGACTGA
- a CDS encoding LysR family substrate-binding domain-containing protein, with the protein MPQPPAPEPAAGPAPAARFRLLLVPGVVPASWVRTWRERVADVPLDLVQAAAADATQALVADEADAALLRLPVDRDVLSAIPLYEETTVVVLPKDHLLTALDEVSPADLTDETLLTPADDVLGWADPPGEPSLLPTPATTEEAVALVASGVGLLVVPQSLARLHHRRDLTYRPLTGAPTSRAALAWLATRDGDPLLEELIGIVRGRTVNSSRGRGRAEAPAEPAPARGQRKAAGTGQRGARPGRPGTSRTQPGRGARGRRGR; encoded by the coding sequence ATGCCGCAGCCCCCCGCCCCCGAGCCCGCCGCCGGCCCCGCACCCGCCGCGCGGTTCCGGCTGCTCCTGGTGCCCGGCGTCGTCCCGGCGTCCTGGGTCCGGACGTGGCGCGAGCGGGTCGCCGACGTCCCGCTGGACCTCGTCCAGGCCGCCGCCGCGGACGCGACCCAGGCCCTGGTGGCCGACGAGGCCGACGCCGCGCTGCTGCGCCTCCCCGTCGACCGGGACGTGCTGTCGGCGATCCCGCTCTACGAGGAGACGACGGTCGTCGTGCTCCCGAAGGACCACCTGCTGACCGCGCTCGACGAGGTGTCGCCGGCCGACCTGACCGACGAGACGCTGCTGACGCCGGCGGACGACGTGCTCGGCTGGGCGGATCCCCCGGGCGAGCCGTCGCTGCTGCCGACGCCGGCGACCACCGAGGAGGCCGTGGCCCTCGTCGCGTCGGGGGTCGGGCTGCTCGTCGTGCCGCAGTCCCTCGCGCGGCTGCACCACCGCAGGGACCTCACGTACCGGCCGCTGACCGGGGCGCCGACCTCCCGGGCCGCCCTGGCGTGGCTGGCGACGCGGGACGGGGACCCGCTGCTCGAGGAGCTGATCGGGATCGTCCGGGGCCGCACGGTGAACTCGTCGCGCGGCCGCGGCCGGGCGGAGGCACCGGCCGAGCCGGCGCCGGCGCGCGGGCAGAGGAAGGCCGCGGGGACCGGGCAGCGCGGCGCGCGGCCGGGCCGCCCCGGGACGTCCCGCACGCAGCCGGGTCGCGGCGCCCGCGGCCGGCGCGGGAGGTAG
- a CDS encoding heme ABC transporter ATP-binding protein: MSRRGRTGGPETLGHPAATAPAPGPAIALRGAGYDVDGVTLLDGVDLDLAAGELLAVVGPNGAGKSTLLGLLAGDLRPTRGTVAYGGVPAADLPVAALARRRAVLLQEHRLSFPFSVVDVVRMGRAPWRGTDADDADDAVVAGALAAGDVRHLADRRFPTLSGGEKARTAYARARAQDTPVLLLDEPTAALDLRHQEMVLAQARHLARAGNAVVAVLHDLSLAAAYADRVLLLGGGRVRAAGTPADVLRPDLLGEVYRHRVEVLVHPRTGDLIVLPDRTTPEEAR, translated from the coding sequence GTGAGCCGCCGCGGGCGCACCGGGGGTCCGGAGACCCTCGGGCACCCGGCGGCGACCGCGCCCGCGCCGGGGCCGGCGATCGCGCTGCGCGGGGCCGGCTACGACGTGGACGGGGTGACCCTGCTGGACGGCGTGGACCTCGACCTCGCCGCGGGCGAGCTGCTCGCGGTCGTCGGGCCGAACGGGGCCGGAAAGTCGACGCTGCTCGGCCTGCTCGCGGGCGACCTGCGCCCCACCCGCGGCACCGTCGCGTACGGCGGGGTGCCCGCCGCGGACCTCCCGGTGGCGGCGCTCGCCCGGCGCCGCGCGGTGCTGCTCCAGGAGCACCGGCTGAGCTTCCCCTTCTCCGTGGTCGACGTCGTGCGGATGGGCCGGGCGCCGTGGCGCGGGACCGACGCCGACGACGCCGACGACGCCGTGGTGGCCGGTGCCCTGGCCGCCGGCGACGTCCGGCACCTGGCCGACCGCCGGTTCCCCACGCTGTCCGGCGGGGAGAAGGCCCGCACCGCGTACGCCCGCGCCCGCGCCCAGGACACGCCCGTCCTGCTGCTCGACGAGCCCACGGCCGCCCTGGACCTCCGGCACCAGGAGATGGTGCTCGCCCAGGCGCGCCACCTCGCCCGCGCCGGGAACGCCGTCGTCGCCGTGCTGCACGACCTCAGCCTCGCCGCCGCCTACGCCGACCGCGTCCTGCTGCTCGGCGGCGGCCGGGTCCGCGCGGCGGGGACGCCCGCCGACGTGCTCCGCCCCGACCTGCTGGGCGAGGTGTACCGGCACCGCGTGGAGGTGCTCGTGCACCCGCGCACAGGCGACCTGATCGTCCTGCCCGACCGCACCACCCCGGAGGAAGCCCGATGA